The Miscanthus floridulus cultivar M001 chromosome 7, ASM1932011v1, whole genome shotgun sequence genome includes a region encoding these proteins:
- the LOC136467322 gene encoding uncharacterized protein isoform X2, translated as MAITFLSRILQTIRGVLDCKRSSIRHCFYWSELLPLPWLCRRPPAFRGRAARHRSTQTAMAHHGSSQDLRRRTVRRPPQPWTSLQPPTEARPAYVFY; from the exons ATGGCTATCACCTTTTTATCCAG GATCCTACAGACTATAAGAGGCGTGTTAGACTGCAAGCGAAGCAGTATCCGGCATTG TTTTTATTGGTCCGAGCTCCTCCCGCTTCCGTGGCTGTGCCGCCGGCCGCCAGCGTTCCGTGGCCGCGCCGCCCGCCACCGGAGCACGCAGACCGCCATGGCCCACCACGGGAGCTCGCAGGACCTCCGTCGCAGGACCGTGAGACGCCCGCCCCAGCCATGGACGAGCCTCCAGCCGCCCACCGAAGCTCGCCCCGCTTATGTATTCTACTAG